A window of the Cynocephalus volans isolate mCynVol1 chromosome 10, mCynVol1.pri, whole genome shotgun sequence genome harbors these coding sequences:
- the LOC134388706 gene encoding histone H3.3A-like, which translates to MARTKQTARKSTGGKAPRKQLATKAARKSAPSTGGVKKPHRYRPGTVALREIRPYQKSTELLIRKLPFQRLVQEIAQDFKTDLRFQSAAIGALQEASEAYLVGLFEDTNLCAIHAKRVTIMPKDIQLARRIRGERA; encoded by the coding sequence ATGGCTCGTACAAAGCAGACTGCCCGCAAATCGACCGGTGGTAAAGCACCCAGGAAACAACTGGCTACAAAAGCCGCTCGCAAGAGTGCGCCCTCTACTGGAGGGGTGAAGAAACCTCATCGTTACAGGCCTGGTACTGTGGCACTCCGTGAAATTAGACCTTATCAGAAGTCCACTGAACTTCTGATTCGCAAACTCCCCTTCCAGCGTCTGGTGCAAGAAATTGCTCAGGACTTCAAAACAGATCTGCGCTTCCAGAGCGCAGCTATTGGTGCTTTGCAGGAGGCAAGTGAGGCCTATCTGGTTGGCCTTTTTGAAGACACCAACCTGTGTGCTATCCATGCCAAACGTGTAACAATTATGCCAAAAGACATCCAGCTAGCACGCCGCATACGTGGAGAACGTGCTTAA
- the LOC134387224 gene encoding olfactory receptor 1E5, protein MTGRNQTTFSEFLLLGLPIKPEQQNMVCALFLLMYLTTVLGNLLIVVLIRLDSHLHTPMYFFLSNLSFSDVCFSSVTMPKLLQIMQSQVPSIPYAACLTQMYFFLFFGDLESFLLVAMAYDRYVAICFPLHYTAIMSPSLCLCLVVLSWVLTTFHALLHTLLTARLSFCADNVIPHFFCDMSALLKLACSDTRVNELVIFIMGGLILVIPFLLIIVSYARIVTSILKVPSARGIHKAFSTCGSHLSVVSLFYGTIIGLYLCPSANSSTVKETVMALMYAVVTPMLNPFIYSLRNRDMKGALGRVFIK, encoded by the coding sequence ATGACAGGAAGAAATCAAACCACCTTCTCAGAGTTTCTTCTCCTGGGCCTTCCCATCAAACCAGAGCAGCAAAACATGGTCTGTGCCCTGTTCCTGCTCATGTATCTCACCACTGTCCTGGGGAACCTCCTCATCGTTGTCCTCATCCGACTGGACTCCCATCTCCACACGCCTATGTATTTCTTTCTGAGCAACTTGTCCTTCTCTGACGTCTGCTTTTCCTCAGTCACAATGCCCAAACTGCTGCAGATCATGCAGAGCCAAGTCCCATCCATCCCTTACGCAGCCTGCCTGACCCAAATGTACTTCTTCCTGTTTTTTGGAGACCTGGAGAGCTTCCTCCTTGTGGCCATGGCCTAcgaccgctatgtggccatctgcttCCCCCTGCACTACACCGCCATCATGAGCCccagtctctgtctctgcctggTGGTGCTGTCCTGGGTGCTGACCACGTTCCATGCCTTGTTGCACACTCTGCTCACAGCCAGATTGTCTTTTTGTGCAGACAACGTGATCCCCCACTTTTTCTGTGATATGTCTGCTCTGCTGAAGCTGGCCTGCTCTGACACTCGAGTTAATGAGTTGGTGATATTTATCATGGGAGGTCTCATTCTCGTCATCCCATTCTTACTCATCATTGTGTCCTACGCACGAATTGTCACCTCCATCCTCAAGGTCCCTTCTGCTAGGGGTATCCATaaggccttctccacctgtggctCCCACCTCTCTGTGGTGTCCCTGTTCTATGGGACAATTATAGGTCTCTACTTATGCCCATCAGCTAACAGTTCTACTGTGAAGGAGACTGTCATGGCTCTGATGTACGCTGTGGTGACCCCCATGctgaaccccttcatctacagtCTGCGGAACAGAGACATGAAGGGAGCTCTGGGAAGAgtctttataaaatga